The following proteins are co-located in the Gigantopelta aegis isolate Gae_Host chromosome 5, Gae_host_genome, whole genome shotgun sequence genome:
- the LOC121372998 gene encoding uncharacterized protein LOC121372998 translates to MPEYSSPVNRLQSCWTLPMPEYSSPVNRLQSCWTLPMPEYSSPVNGLQSCWTLPMPEYSSPVNRLQSCWTLPMPEYSSRVNGLQSCWTLPMPEYSSPVNRLQSCWTLPMPEYSSPVNGLQSCYTQPMPEYLSTCGDSTGWRWQIQG, encoded by the coding sequence atgcccgagtactcgagtcctgtgaacagacttCAGTCTTGCTGGACTCTCcccatgcccgagtactcgagtcctgtgaacagacttCAGTCTTGCTGGACTCTCcccatgcccgagtactcgagtcctgtgaacggacttcAGTCTTGCTGGACTCTCcccatgcccgagtactcgagtcctgtgaacagacttCAGTCTTGCTGGACTCTCcccatgcccgagtactcgagtcgaGTGAACGGACTTCAGTCTTGCTGGACTCTCcccatgcccgagtactcgagtcctgtgaacagacttCAGTCTTGCTGGACTCTCcccatgcccgagtactcgagtcctgtgaacggacttcAGTCTTGCTATACTCAGCCCATGCCCGAGTACTTGAGTACTTGTGGAGACTCTACTGGGTGGAGATGGCAGATCCAGGGATAG